The genomic region GCCGGGATGGCGCCCCCGCGACGGCCCCAGCTCCCGGCCGAACAAGCGCCCCAGAAACCCCACCGACAAGCCGCCGGTCGATTAGGGCATGCTCAAGAGCGGATCAAGCTCTGCGATGATCCCCGCGTGGGACGTGGGGATCTGAGAGGGCGTTTGAAGTAGGTGAATTGCCCTTTCATGCCCTAGTACGTCCCTCGCCAGGTGGGTGTGCTTTCGTATGTTATGCGCTTGGTGAGGTTGTCGATCGAGGCAATGTGGATCATGGCTTCGGAGCTGGTGGTGAGGGTTTCGTAGTCTCGGGCGAGGCGGCGGTGCATCATGATCCAGCCGATGCTCCGCTCGACCACCCAGCGCCTTTTCATAACGTGGAAGCCGCGCTTTTCCGGGTTGCGGTTGACGACTTCGACGTCGATTCCGAGGCGGGCGCCGACGACTGCGTTCTTGAAGCCGGTGTCGACCCAGCTTTTCGCAATGGTGGGGTAGGTCGCCTTCGCCTGGTCGAGGAGACGTATTCCCATGGCGTTCTCGGAGAGGCCGGCGCCAGCGACGGTCACGGCGAGGATGAGGCCGATCGTGTCGGTGAGGATGCCGCGCTTCCGTCCGACGATCTTCTTCGCGGCATCGGTTCCCTGGCTGGTCAGGGGTACGGTGGTGGAGGTTTTGACGCTCTGGGTGTCAATGACCGAAGCGGTCGGCTCGGGCTTGCGGCCTTCCTTGACGCGGGCCAGGCCGGTCAGGTCGTAGTTGAGCCGGGCGAAGACTCCCTCGTCGCGCCAGGCCGCGTAGTAGGAATAGACGGTGCCGTGGCTGGGGAAGTCGTGCGGGAGGTATTTCCAGGGGATTCCCGTGCGGTTGATGTAGAGGATCGCATTGAACACATCGCGTAAGTTGACCTTGGCCGGCTGTCCGGTGGGTCTGCGTTCGAGCCGGGCATTGCGCCAGGCCATCAACGTCGGCTCGATCAGGGCCCACCGGGCGTCGGACAGGTCGCTGGGTACGGCTTGCGCTCGCTCACGGCGTAGCGTGATCATGAGCGAGCCGGAGGGCTCCGTGACGTCGGTGATGCGGCTGCCGTTGCCCAGGGAATATTGGCGACCTGGCCCTGGCGATATGAACTCGCGGCCGCATTCCATCGGCTGGACGCACTGCCCCGCCCCGCCAGCTGACCCGCCGTCCCAACCCACCCTCGAATCAAGGACCTCGGAGAACCCGACCCCGCGTCAGGCTCTCACCATGTCCACCGGCCGACACGGCCTCAAACGACCTCGTTCAGCCGCCCAGCAGCCCCAACTGAAACGACGAGGTTAGGGCCTGTCTCGAAGTCGGGTGTGAGCTTGTGACAAGATCGCGGGATGCTGCGACTCACCGATTTCATTATCGACTGCCCGGACACGATGAAGCTGGCGGCTTTCTACTCCGAGGTGACGGGCCGTCCGATCAAGGAAGGCAGCTCCGAGGACTGGGCTGGCATCCAGTTCGGCGAGATCGAGCTGGCATTCATCCGGGTGGCCGACTACCGCGCTCCGCAGTGGCCGGACAGCGAGCACCCCAAACAGTTCCACCTCGACTTCGAAGTGGACGAGATCGAGTCCGAGCAGCGCCGCGTCCTCGACCTCGGCGCGACGCTAAGGCAGGACTTCATCGGCCCCAACGGCTACGGCTGGCAGGTCTACACCGACCCGATCGGCCACCCCTTCTGCCTGTGCCGCAACAAGGGCGTCATCTGGACCGACCAGGGCCCGATCTGGCCCAAGCGCGACTAAGACGGCGAGGGGGCCGCACGTCCTATCGCACTGCTGGCTCGTTTGACCAGGCATGACGACGACGTACGACACGGCCCCGCGGCCCGCCTCGGTCGAGTGCCATGACGGCGAGGTTGGCGAGGTTGCGTTTGACGTGTGCCCAGACGCCTTCGACGGGGTTCAGGTCGGGTGAGTAGGCGGGCAGCAGAAAGACTGTCAGCCACTCGCGCTCGGCGACGAGGTCGCGCATCCTGCGGGAGACGTGGGTGTTCAGGCGGTCCCAGACCAGCACGATCGGCGCTTTGACGAGCTGGTGGACGTCGTCGACCAGCGCGATGAAGTCCCGCTCGCCCATGCTGCGACGTGTTCCCCTGCCTGCAGGGTGGGTCCGAAGGCGGTGACACAGCCGGGTCCGGGAGCCCGGCCGCATCGCGATCAGTCCGGCCACCGACAGTCCCGAACGCCGGCCGCGGATGGTGACGACCGGAGTTACTCCGCGTCGGCCCCAGGTCCGTCCCCGGGGCGGCCTACGGGTGAACCCGGCTTCGTCCTCGAAGCAGACGTAGCCCCCGCAGGCCGCCCGGACTCTTTTACCTCCGCCCAGGTCGCCACCTTCCACGCGGTCACGGCCTGCTCATCGCGCTCAGCGACCCGCCGGGCGGGGACCTGCGGGCTGAAGCCGAGCCGGTGCATCAACCGGGTGGCACCCGAGACGCTGTAGGAGACGTGGAACTTCCTGCCGATCAGGGTGGCCACCCTCGATGCGGTCCACACCTGGTCCGCCACCCAGCCATGCGCGGCCGGGCCCTCCTTCAGATACCCGGCCAGCTTCTCCAGACACCGCGGGGACAGCCGGCACCGTGACCCGCTCGGACCCCGGGAGGCCAGAGCCTCAACACCACCATCCCGCCACAACTGGTGCCACTGATAAGCCGACTTCACACTCACCCGCAGCCGATGCGCGACTTCCGACACCGCTATCTGCTGCTCGAATAGTTCGGCCGCCTGCATCCGTACCGTCTCCCGACGCCGACGCCCCGCAGGAGTCAGCCCGCCGCCATCCGCATATCTCACACACCACGGATACAGGCACCCACCCACACCCATCAGGGACTCCGCAACGATTCACCCCAACGGGCTGAAATCAGTAACGGGGAGAGAGATGGACTGCCGGCAGCTCGCGGCGGCCTTGGGTCTGGAGGTGGTCGCGGCGAAGGTGGAGGGAGTGCGGTCGAAGGTGAAGCGCCTGGCCGGGCGGGGCTGGATGGCCGAGGAACGTCCGGGGATGTTCAGCGTGCTCGCCGGGCGAGCCGGCGGCTCATGACCATGAGCATCGACCACCGGATCATCGCCTCGGAGGTGTCGGTGCGGGTCTCGTAGTCGCGGACCAGGCGGCGTGAGTGCATCAGCCATGCGAACGTCCGTTCCGCCAGTCACCTTTTCGGCAGCACCACGAAGCCCGTGGCGTCGTCGATGCGTCTGACCACCGTCAGCGCGATCCGCAGGACATCGCGGGCGAGGTCGACCAGGCGTCCGGTGTAGCCGCCGTCGGCCCACACCAGCGAGATGCGCCAGTGCCACATCCGCAGCCGCTCCAGCAGCGTCCAGCCGGCCTCGTGGTCGGTGACGGATGCGGCGGTGACCATCACGGCCAGCAGAAGCCCGAGGGTGTCCACGACGATGTGCCTCTTGCGGCCGTTCACCTTCTTCCCGCCGTCGAACCCCCGGCTGGCAACCGGCACCGACGCGGCCCCTTTCACCGACTGCGCGTCGATGATCCCGGCGGTCGGCTCCGGATCGCGGCCCGACGCTTCGCGGACCCGGTCGCGCAGCCGGTCGTGGAACTCGGCGACCAGGCCCTTGTCCCGCCA from Streptomyces sp. NBC_00190 harbors:
- a CDS encoding VOC family protein, whose translation is MLRLTDFIIDCPDTMKLAAFYSEVTGRPIKEGSSEDWAGIQFGEIELAFIRVADYRAPQWPDSEHPKQFHLDFEVDEIESEQRRVLDLGATLRQDFIGPNGYGWQVYTDPIGHPFCLCRNKGVIWTDQGPIWPKRD
- a CDS encoding IS5 family transposase; translated protein: MTDAEWAVVRDAMPVPAWLEGRGGQPESYCHRQLVDAVRYLVAGGIAWRAVPADFPAWDRVYAFFRRWRDKGLVAEFHDRLRDRVREASGRDPEPTAGIIDAQSVKGAASVPVASRGFDGGKKVNGRKRHIVVDTLGLLLAVMVTAASVTDHEAGWTLLERLRMWHWRISLVWADGGYTGRLVDLARDVLRIALTVVRRIDDATGFVVLPKR